A stretch of the Aegilops tauschii subsp. strangulata cultivar AL8/78 chromosome 4, Aet v6.0, whole genome shotgun sequence genome encodes the following:
- the LOC109742612 gene encoding uncharacterized protein isoform X2 has translation MTQIPSSLPRSTPPLTPPPSPAPPPLPSRSSPAPFTPSTPPLTAPDPPLDLRSHRAPPLPPFSLPPLEAPASHRRTRAAERQGHPRRRRSRPWPAPTPQPRGIKPGPSVRDLLIPPRPWPRPPFPDRQDVGAEAALHQPQQRYCAVSPADGKFMPVIDKKAGYSFVYPFGWQEVSVQGQDKVYKDLIEPLESVSINMTPATKEDILDLSPPDPAVREWTSRLPCTTPMTSSTTSAMRCYAAVQPRSAAAAPLLARATT, from the exons ATGACTCAGAtcccctcctctctccctcgaTCCACCCCTCCCCTCACGCCGCCGCCGTCCCCCGCACCGCCGCCTCTCCCTTCACGATCCAGCCCCGCTCCCTTCACGCCCTCGACGCCGCCACTGACGGCGCCCGACCCTCCCCTCGATCTCAGATCGCATCGAgctccccctctccctcccttcTCCCTCCCACCTCTCGAAGCTCCCGCGTCCCACCGTCGAACTCGGGCAGCCGAGCGGCAGGGGCATCCCCGGCGCCGTCGATCCCGGCCATGGCCCGCCCCCACGCCCCAGCCTCGCGGAATCAAGCCCGGCCCCTCCGTCCGCGACCTCCTTATCCCTCCACGGCCATGGCCTCGGCCTCCCTTCCCCGACCGCCAAGACGTTGGCGCGGAGGCTGCTCTCCACCAGCCCCAGCAAAGGTACTGCGCAGTCTCACCGGCGGATGGCAAGTTCATGCCGGTCATCGACAAGAAGGCCGGCTACTCCTTCGTCTACCCATTCGGATGGCAG GAGGTGTCTGTGCAAGGGCAGGACAAGGTGTACAAGGATCTGATCGAGCCGCTGGAGAGCGTCAGCATCAACATGACCCCCGCCACCAAGGAAGACATCCTCGACCTCAGCCCGCCTGACCCCGCCGTCCGCGAGTGGACCTCAAGACTGCCGTGTACCACGCCGATGACGTCCTCGACGACTTCCGCTATGAGGTGCTACGCCGCCGTGCAACCCAGATCCGCCGCCGCTGCTCCACTGCTCGCAAG GGCTACGACTTGA
- the LOC109742612 gene encoding uncharacterized protein isoform X1, producing MTQIPSSLPRSTPPLTPPPSPAPPPLPSRSSPAPFTPSTPPLTAPDPPLDLRSHRAPPLPPFSLPPLEAPASHRRTRAAERQGHPRRRRSRPWPAPTPQPRGIKPGPSVRDLLIPPRPWPRPPFPDRQDVGAEAALHQPQQRYCAVSPADGKFMPVIDKKAGYSFVYPFGWQEVSVQGQDKVYKDLIEPLESVSINMTPATKEDILDLSPPDPAVREWTSRLPCTTPMTSSTTSAMRCYAAVQPRSAAAAPLLARSARTNLKCEAMKPSAKV from the exons ATGACTCAGAtcccctcctctctccctcgaTCCACCCCTCCCCTCACGCCGCCGCCGTCCCCCGCACCGCCGCCTCTCCCTTCACGATCCAGCCCCGCTCCCTTCACGCCCTCGACGCCGCCACTGACGGCGCCCGACCCTCCCCTCGATCTCAGATCGCATCGAgctccccctctccctcccttcTCCCTCCCACCTCTCGAAGCTCCCGCGTCCCACCGTCGAACTCGGGCAGCCGAGCGGCAGGGGCATCCCCGGCGCCGTCGATCCCGGCCATGGCCCGCCCCCACGCCCCAGCCTCGCGGAATCAAGCCCGGCCCCTCCGTCCGCGACCTCCTTATCCCTCCACGGCCATGGCCTCGGCCTCCCTTCCCCGACCGCCAAGACGTTGGCGCGGAGGCTGCTCTCCACCAGCCCCAGCAAAGGTACTGCGCAGTCTCACCGGCGGATGGCAAGTTCATGCCGGTCATCGACAAGAAGGCCGGCTACTCCTTCGTCTACCCATTCGGATGGCAG GAGGTGTCTGTGCAAGGGCAGGACAAGGTGTACAAGGATCTGATCGAGCCGCTGGAGAGCGTCAGCATCAACATGACCCCCGCCACCAAGGAAGACATCCTCGACCTCAGCCCGCCTGACCCCGCCGTCCGCGAGTGGACCTCAAGACTGCCGTGTACCACGCCGATGACGTCCTCGACGACTTCCGCTATGAGGTGCTACGCCGCCGTGCAACCCAGATCCGCCGCCGCTGCTCCACTGCTCGCAAG
- the LOC109742608 gene encoding uncharacterized protein, protein MVAISMYRGNLHRGGDDAARRWPVPPPTLSASQFRRLLHRRSLAVSRLAGAPRPDSPNPRPGDGAAGPVAVGEAQEVDGAQQQHQDERQEEEGHDVQMQQQGEEEGQGVQDQQGEGEGQDEQQQGEEEEQEEGAVEDVEMDDAGEVVAGDADAGGNGDPEEGQGESEGFDPNSEVGQPDGVEERKRELTDKLDTLSKKKHDLVQMLKQILNAEEEIRTRSMQASLRAAMPQPPENTADGSVPRQVPRMTVDVNFSEFAGESDAGSNQGTPGRPLHHVHSISPSTASFARSPFGSRNHNPGNTPRSPAAPFSTASPSRFAGTGHQGHHPSASLPAGNFVASSPSPAASGGSSSVFRDYRPPSST, encoded by the exons ATGGTGGCGATCTCGATGTACCGCGGCAACCTCCACCGGGGCGGGGACGACGCCGCGCGCCGCTGGCCGGTGCCCCCACCCACGCTCTCCGCGTCCCAgttccgccgcctcctccaccgccgctCCCTCGCCGTCTCCCGCCTCGCCGGGGCTCCCCGGCCCGACTCCCCCAATCCCCGCCCGGGCGACGGCGCCGCGGGGCCCGTGGCCGTGGGAGAGGCGCAGGAGGTGGACGGGGCTCAGCAGCAGCACCAGGACGAGcggcaggaggaggaggggcaTGATGTGCAGATGCAGCAGCAGGGGGAGGAAGAGGGACAGGGTGTGCAGGATCAAcagggggagggagaggggcaAGACGAGCAGCAgcaaggagaggaggaggagcaggaagaGGGGGCGGTGGAGGATGTGGAAATGGACGATGCGGGGGAGGTGGTCGCCGGAGATGCTGATGCTGGCGGCAATGGTGACCCTGAAGAAGGTCAAGGCGAAAGCGAAGGCTTCGACCCCAACTCGGAG GTGGGTCAACCTGATGGAGTTGAAGAAAGGAAGAGAGAGTTGACTGACAAGCTGGATACTTTAAGTAAGAAAAAGCACGATCTTGTGCAGATGCTGAAGCAG ATTTTAAATGCCGAAGAAGAAATCAGAACACGTAGCATGCAGGCTTCACTGCGTGCTGCCATGCCTCAGCCGCCAGAAAACACAGCTGATGGAAGTGTTCCTAGACAGGTGCCCAGAATGACCGTTGATGTCAATTTCAGCGAGTTTGCTGGGGAGTCAGATGCTGGTTCCAACCAGGGCACTCCTGGACGCCCCTTGCATCATGTCCACAGTATTTCTCCTTCAACAGCCTCTTTTGCTAGGTCTCCATTCGGTTCTCGCAACCACAACCCT GGCAACACTCCAAGAAGTCCAGCAGCACCTTTCTCTACGGCAAGCCCGTCTCGCTTCGCAGGTACTGGGCATCAGGGACACCACCCCTCGGCATCATTACCAGCAGGCAACTTTGTAGCATCATCGCCTTCCCCTGCTGCATCTGGTGGCTCCTCCTCTGTGTTCAGGGACTATCGCCCACCCAGTTCAACATAA